AACCCGGCCTGGCAGTGGCTGGCCGAGAACACCAACCGGGAGAACTACTCCGGTGACCTTCGTGGCGCGGTGCGCGGTGCGGACGTGTTCATCGGGGTGAGCGCGCCGAACCTGCTCACCGGCGAGGACATCGCCACCATGGCCGAGGACGCGATCGTCTTCGCGCTGGCCAACCCGGACCCGGAGGTCGACCCCCGGGAGGCGCGCAAGTACGCGGCGGTGGTCGCGACCGGCCGGTCGGACCAGCCGAACCAGATCAACAACGTGCTCGCCTTCCCGGGTGTGTTCCGGGGCATGCTGGACGCGCACGCCGAGGAGTTCACCGAGGAGATGGCGATCGCCGCCGCTCGGGCCATCGCGGACGTGGTCGGCGAGGACAAGATCAACCCGACGGTCATCGTCCCGAGCGTCTTCGACTCGCGGGTCGCCCCCGCGGTGGCCGCCGCCGTCCGCGCCGCCGCCCAGAACCCGGGCGCCACGCCGCCCCCGGCGGCCGATTCCGGCCCCGCCGACCTCCCCGAGATCGCCGCCGCCTCCTCCGCCACCCCCTGACCCACCCGGCTCCCCCACCACCCGGTCTCCAGATGTTTGCAGGGGACCCCTCCTCGTCAGAAACGAGTAACAGGGGTCCCCTGCAGACGTCTTGGTCGACCCGGCGGTCCGCGCGGCGGATCAGAGGAGCGTGCCGGTGGCTACCAGGAGGGCGGGGCCGGCCAGCCAGCAGGAGGTCGGCTCGATGGTGACCGTCAGGCGACCGCCCGGTACGTCGACCGCCACCACGCCGGTGTCCCGGTCGGCGTCCCGGAGTGCCACGGCTGCCACCGCGCACGCCCCGGTGCCGCAGGAGAGCGTCTCGGCCGAGCCGCGCTCGTACACCCGCATCAGCGCGTGCCCGTCGGTGCCGTCCACCGGTTCGCCGGGGCTGGTGAACTCGACGTTCACCCCGGCCGGGAAGAGCGCCGAATCGACGCCGGGCGGACGGGTGAGGTCGAGCGCCGCCAGGTCCAGCCCGACCGGCAGCGCGCAGACCAGGTGCGGGTTGCCGACGTCGACGGCGGTGCCGGGCAGGGTCAGCCCGCCCAGGGTGGCCGCCCCGGCGTCGTACAGCCTCGGGCGGCGCATCTCGACGGCGATGGTCTCCCCGTCGGCGCGGGCCCGCACCACGCCGGCCCGGGTCGCCACCGACAGGAGGCCGTCGGTCGGGGCAGCCAGCCCGGTGGCGAGCAGGTAGCGGACGAACACCCGAGCGCCGTTGCCGCACATCTCGGCGAAGGAACCGTCGGCGTTCCAGTAGTCCATGAACCACTCGGCCTCGCCGGCCTGCCCGGCTCCGTCCGGGTGCTTCGCGGCCCGGACCACCCGCAGTACGCCGTCCCCGCCGATACCGCGCCGCCGGTCGCAGAGCGCGGCGACCCGCTCGGGGGTCAGCGCCAGCTGCCCGTCCGGGTCGGGCAGGATCACGAAGTCGTTGCCGGTGCCATGGCCCTTGGTGAACTCCACGCCCTCATCATCCCGCAGCCGCAGGTGGCGCCCGGCGGGACTCAGGCCGGAGCGACCCGCACCACGTCCAGGGCGGCCTGGACCAGGTCCGGGGCGGCCCCGTCCAGCCAGTGCACCCGGGGATCGCGGCGGAACCAGGAGCGTTGCCGGCGGACGAATCGGCGGGTGGCGCGGATCGTCTCGTCGTGCGCCTCGGCCTCGGTCGACTCGCCGGCCAGGAACCGCAGCACCTGCTGGTAGCCGAGCGCCCGGCTGGCCGTACGGCCCTCGGGCAGGCCGTGGCCGACCAGCTCGCGGGTCTCGGCGACCAGCCCGTCGGCCCACATCCGGTCCACCCGCCGGGCGACCCGCTCGTCGAGCAGCGCGGTGTCCAGGTCGACGCCGAGCTGCACCGACGGGTAGAACGGGGTCGGCTCGGGCAGGGACGCGGCGAACGGCGCGCCGGTCAGCTCGACGACCTCCAGCGCGCGGACGATGCGCCGGCCGTTGCCGGGCAGGATCCCGGCAGCCGCGGCCGGGTCGACCGCGCGCAGCCGCTCGTACAGCGGGGCCGGGCCGACCGCCGCCAACTCTCGTTCCAGGCGGCCGCGCAGCTCGGGGTCGGTGCCGGGGAACTCGAACTGCTCCAGCACCGCCCGCACGTAGAGCCCGGAGCCGCCGACCAGCAACGGCACCCGGCCCCGGGCGAGGATGTCGTCGACGGCCGCGCGGGCGAATCGCTGGTACTCGGCGACGCTCGCCGGTTCGGTGACCGGCCAGATGTCGAGCAGGTGGTGCGGCACGCCCTCCCGCTCGACGGGCGTGAGCTTGGCGGTGCCGATGTCCATGCCCCGGTAGAGCTGCATCGAGTCGGCGTTGACCACCTCGCCGTCGAGGGCGTGCGCGAGGGCGATGCTCAGTGCCGACTTGCCGGCGGCGGTCGGCCCGACCACCGCGACGACGGTCACGCCCGCTCCCAGGCCGCCACGAGGTACGCCACGCCGTACGGGGCGGTGTGGTGGAGCAGGTCGCCCCGCCAGTCGCCGCCGGCGGCGCGTACCGCGCCGGACAGCACCTGCCAGGGCGCCCGACCGGCGGCTCCCAGCTCCGCCGAGAGCACCGGATCCAGGCCGAGCAGGGCGTCGGTGTCCGCGGTGGCCAGGGCCGTGGCAACCGCGTCGTCGTACGGCTGCGCGCGCGGGTCGTCGTAGCCGGGTGCCTTCTGTCCCCGGCAGGCTGACCCGTCCCCGAGCACCAGCAGCGCGGTACGCGCCTCGACGGCGGCCAGTTCCGCCCCGAGCTGTGCACACTCGGCACCG
The nucleotide sequence above comes from Micromonospora pallida. Encoded proteins:
- the dapF gene encoding diaminopimelate epimerase encodes the protein MEFTKGHGTGNDFVILPDPDGQLALTPERVAALCDRRRGIGGDGVLRVVRAAKHPDGAGQAGEAEWFMDYWNADGSFAEMCGNGARVFVRYLLATGLAAPTDGLLSVATRAGVVRARADGETIAVEMRRPRLYDAGAATLGGLTLPGTAVDVGNPHLVCALPVGLDLAALDLTRPPGVDSALFPAGVNVEFTSPGEPVDGTDGHALMRVYERGSAETLSCGTGACAVAAVALRDADRDTGVVAVDVPGGRLTVTIEPTSCWLAGPALLVATGTLL
- the miaA gene encoding tRNA (adenosine(37)-N6)-dimethylallyltransferase MiaA; translation: MGAGVTVVAVVGPTAAGKSALSIALAHALDGEVVNADSMQLYRGMDIGTAKLTPVEREGVPHHLLDIWPVTEPASVAEYQRFARAAVDDILARGRVPLLVGGSGLYVRAVLEQFEFPGTDPELRGRLERELAAVGPAPLYERLRAVDPAAAAGILPGNGRRIVRALEVVELTGAPFAASLPEPTPFYPSVQLGVDLDTALLDERVARRVDRMWADGLVAETRELVGHGLPEGRTASRALGYQQVLRFLAGESTEAEAHDETIRATRRFVRRQRSWFRRDPRVHWLDGAAPDLVQAALDVVRVAPA